In Deinobacterium chartae, a single genomic region encodes these proteins:
- the rsmA gene encoding 16S rRNA (adenine(1518)-N(6)/adenine(1519)-N(6))-dimethyltransferase RsmA → MSESRPEDAHAPLYSPRVVHDLLGRYGLRPTKSLGQNFLIDGNVLRLIVEAGGAAPGTDVYEVGPGLGVLTRELARSGARVTTLEKDERLRPVLEETLAGTDVRVIFGDALEFDWSSAPAGSLLIANLPYYISTAILTRVMRSGRFARATFLVQREVGERLIARPGGENYGFLSALVGFYGHAEIVRDVPKGAFYPAPDVTSAIVRLHLSGPGPEEGVLEVLEAALAHRRKTLRNNLIMAGYAAARVDTALRELELSPTVRGEALSLDQLVELARQLRNTP, encoded by the coding sequence GTGAGCGAGTCCCGCCCCGAAGACGCACACGCGCCGCTGTACTCCCCGCGGGTCGTTCATGACCTGCTGGGCCGCTACGGACTGCGCCCCACCAAGAGCCTCGGCCAGAACTTCCTGATCGACGGCAACGTGCTGCGCCTGATCGTCGAGGCCGGCGGGGCCGCTCCCGGAACCGACGTGTACGAGGTCGGCCCCGGCCTGGGAGTGCTCACCCGCGAGCTGGCCCGCAGCGGAGCGCGGGTGACCACCCTCGAGAAAGACGAGCGCCTGCGCCCGGTCCTCGAGGAAACCCTGGCGGGCACCGATGTGCGCGTCATTTTCGGGGACGCCCTCGAGTTCGACTGGTCCAGTGCGCCCGCAGGTAGCCTGCTGATCGCCAACTTGCCGTACTACATCTCGACCGCCATCTTGACCCGGGTGATGCGCTCGGGCCGCTTCGCGCGCGCCACCTTTTTGGTTCAGCGCGAGGTGGGCGAGCGCCTGATCGCCCGGCCCGGCGGCGAGAACTACGGCTTCCTGAGTGCCTTGGTGGGCTTTTACGGCCACGCCGAGATCGTGCGCGACGTACCCAAGGGTGCTTTTTACCCGGCCCCCGACGTCACCTCGGCGATCGTGCGGCTGCACCTCAGCGGCCCCGGACCGGAAGAAGGCGTCCTCGAGGTGCTCGAGGCGGCTCTGGCTCACCGCCGCAAGACGCTTCGCAACAACCTGATCATGGCAGGCTATGCTGCGGCCCGTGTCGACACGGCGCTGCGCGAACTGGAACTCTCCCCCACCGTGCGCGGGGAAGCGCTGTCGCTCGACCAGCTCGTGGAGCTCGCGCGCCAGCTGAGGAACACGCCGTGA
- a CDS encoding CarD family transcriptional regulator, with the protein MSEATALKLNVGDSVVYPNHGAGKILGVSEREVMGRTQDYFEIELLQSGMQVSVPVNHADTLGLRRITPQDEIPRLLSAFTEPDLDLPAAWTPRHRREQALLQEGDVFKIARLVGTLYRRALGRSLAVTERAIFDEAKRMIATEVAVALGLDLKEAEGRIETLLEGSAAA; encoded by the coding sequence ATGAGCGAGGCCACCGCCTTGAAGCTAAACGTCGGAGATAGCGTGGTCTATCCGAACCACGGTGCAGGAAAGATTCTCGGGGTCAGCGAGCGCGAGGTGATGGGCCGCACCCAGGATTACTTCGAGATCGAGCTGCTGCAGAGCGGCATGCAGGTCTCGGTCCCGGTGAACCACGCGGACACGCTGGGCCTGCGCCGCATCACGCCGCAAGACGAGATCCCGCGGCTGCTGTCGGCCTTTACCGAGCCGGATCTGGATCTGCCCGCGGCCTGGACCCCGCGTCACCGCCGCGAGCAGGCCCTGCTGCAAGAAGGCGACGTCTTCAAGATCGCGCGGTTGGTCGGCACGCTGTACCGCCGGGCCCTGGGCCGCAGCCTGGCGGTCACCGAGCGCGCCATCTTCGATGAGGCCAAGCGCATGATCGCCACCGAAGTGGCCGTTGCCCTCGGACTCGACCTCAAGGAGGCCGAGGGGCGCATCGAAACCCTGCTCGAGGGATCGGCAGCGGCCTGA